One genomic window of Streptomyces sp. WP-1 includes the following:
- a CDS encoding DMT family transporter, with amino-acid sequence MVCALGAAVCFGTATVLQAVAARQAGTGGGGEAALLLRALRQWRYLAGLGLDGLGFLFQIVALRSLPIYAVGAALAASLAVTAVVAARLLDVRLRGVEWGAVGVVCAGLAMLGLASGPEGGTAGPDTLRWVMLAVAVGLLLLGLAGGRLSGPARGLVLGLGAGCGFGVVEVTVRLIDSLAPATLLTNPATYALLIGGGAAFILLTSALQRGSVTTATAGMVLGETLGPAAVGVVWLGDRTREGMAWLAVLGFAVAVAGALALARFGEAPEAETAEQPTEDAE; translated from the coding sequence ATGGTGTGCGCCCTTGGCGCGGCGGTCTGTTTCGGTACCGCGACGGTGTTGCAGGCGGTGGCGGCGCGGCAGGCCGGTACCGGTGGTGGCGGTGAGGCGGCGCTGCTGCTGCGGGCGTTGCGGCAGTGGCGGTACCTCGCCGGGCTCGGGCTGGACGGGCTGGGGTTCCTGTTCCAGATCGTGGCGCTGCGTTCGCTGCCGATCTACGCGGTCGGCGCCGCCCTCGCGGCCAGCCTCGCGGTGACGGCGGTGGTCGCGGCGCGGCTGCTGGACGTGCGGCTGCGCGGTGTGGAGTGGGGCGCGGTGGGCGTGGTGTGCGCCGGGCTCGCGATGCTGGGCCTCGCCTCCGGGCCGGAGGGCGGCACGGCGGGGCCGGACACGCTGCGGTGGGTGATGCTCGCGGTGGCGGTCGGGCTGCTGCTGCTCGGGCTCGCGGGCGGGCGGCTGTCCGGTCCGGCGCGGGGGCTGGTGCTGGGGCTCGGCGCCGGGTGCGGCTTCGGGGTGGTCGAGGTGACGGTCCGGCTGATCGACAGCCTCGCGCCGGCCACGCTGCTCACCAACCCCGCGACGTACGCCCTGCTGATCGGTGGCGGCGCCGCCTTCATCCTGCTGACCTCGGCCCTCCAGCGGGGCTCGGTCACGACGGCGACGGCCGGGATGGTGCTCGGCGAGACGCTCGGCCCCGCGGCGGTCGGCGTCGTCTGGCTCGGCGACCGCACCCGCGAGGGCATGGCCTGGCTGGCCGTCCTCGGCTTCGCGGTGGCCGTGGCGGGCGCCCTGGCCCTGGCCCGCTTCGGCGAGGCCCCGGAGGCGGAGACGGCGGAGCAGCCGACGGAAGACGCCGAGTAG
- a CDS encoding helix-turn-helix domain-containing protein, with protein sequence MDREALRSLLRHKRSLIDPVELGWPRRTGRGRRSAGLSQAQVAHALYVSERTYAQLERGDMSSPAPEFLDAVSTVLRMAEPERGALYVYALGHEPPVPMNPEAGTRVDPAWFTAVQGVSGVPCYVNDVAWNLLAWNDDFLRMFPRPEGAEPELPERNVMRWMLLREEAREHHLLDWAERWAAPVAAQLRAAVAAHPDNTDLRQLDAEVNDDPVVGPVYRRHDITYVQQDGDTRPVRHAGLAAAADDRCCEKHTPAARGLVTLCAAQPLGSPGARFFFLVFHPLTG encoded by the coding sequence ATGGACAGGGAAGCCCTGCGGTCGCTGCTGCGGCACAAGCGCTCGCTGATCGACCCCGTCGAGCTGGGCTGGCCCCGCCGCACCGGTCGCGGCCGGCGGTCCGCCGGGCTCTCCCAGGCCCAGGTGGCGCACGCGCTGTACGTCTCCGAGCGCACGTACGCGCAGCTGGAACGGGGCGACATGTCCTCCCCCGCGCCCGAGTTCCTCGACGCGGTCTCCACCGTGCTGCGCATGGCCGAGCCGGAGCGCGGCGCGCTGTACGTCTACGCGCTGGGCCATGAACCGCCGGTCCCCATGAACCCCGAGGCCGGCACCCGGGTGGACCCGGCCTGGTTCACGGCCGTCCAGGGCGTGTCCGGCGTGCCCTGCTACGTCAACGACGTGGCCTGGAACCTCCTCGCCTGGAACGACGACTTCCTGCGCATGTTCCCCCGCCCCGAGGGCGCGGAGCCCGAGTTGCCCGAGCGGAACGTGATGCGCTGGATGCTGCTGCGCGAGGAGGCGCGCGAGCACCATCTGCTGGACTGGGCGGAGCGGTGGGCGGCGCCGGTCGCGGCCCAGCTGCGGGCGGCGGTGGCGGCCCACCCGGACAACACCGATCTGCGGCAGCTGGACGCGGAGGTGAACGACGACCCCGTGGTGGGGCCCGTCTACCGCCGGCACGACATCACCTATGTGCAGCAGGACGGCGACACCCGGCCGGTGCGGCACGCGGGACTCGCCGCCGCCGCGGACGACCGGTGCTGCGAGAAGCACACCCCCGCCGCGCGGGGCCTGGTGACCCTGTGCGCCGCGCAGCCGCTGGGCTCACCGGGCGCCCGGTTCTTCTTCCTGGTCTTCCACCCGCTCACCGGCTGA
- a CDS encoding PLP-dependent aminotransferase family protein has translation MAESWATSGVDLHLEPAGPGGLRRGLTDALRDAVRTGRLAPGTRLPSSRALAADLGIARNTVGEAYADLVAEGWLTARQGSGTRVAERTVVPPSGPARRPRVPARPTHSLVPGTPDLAAFPRAEWARAARRALTAAPNDALGYGDPRGRVELRTALAGYLARVRGVRADPENLVVTAGFSHALRILGQVLRARGARSVAVESYGLDIYWSLLKAASLATPALPWDELGTDPGPLTTEGAVLLTPAHQFPMGLPLHPDRRAAVVDWARRTDSFVLEDDYDGEFRYDRQSVGALQGLDPDRVVYLGTASKSLAPGIRLGWMVLPPALAAEVIAAKGHADTVGVLEQLTLAEFLTSGAYDRQVRAARLRYRRRRDALAAAVAERAPGVRVTGVAAGLHMLLRLPPGTESSVVQAAAWQGLALHGLSYHRHPEAVAEPLDALVVGYGTPPDSAWAGALEALCRVLP, from the coding sequence ATGGCGGAATCCTGGGCCACTTCGGGCGTCGACCTGCATCTGGAACCGGCCGGCCCGGGCGGGCTGCGCCGGGGGCTGACCGACGCCCTGCGCGACGCGGTCCGCACCGGCCGGCTCGCCCCCGGCACCCGGCTGCCCTCCTCCCGGGCCCTCGCCGCCGACCTCGGCATCGCCCGCAACACGGTCGGCGAGGCGTACGCCGACCTGGTCGCGGAGGGCTGGCTCACCGCCCGGCAGGGCTCCGGCACCCGGGTCGCCGAACGCACCGTGGTCCCGCCGAGCGGGCCCGCCCGCCGGCCCCGCGTCCCGGCCCGGCCCACCCACAGCCTGGTCCCCGGCACCCCCGACCTCGCCGCGTTCCCGCGCGCCGAGTGGGCCAGGGCCGCCCGCCGCGCCCTGACCGCCGCCCCCAACGACGCCCTCGGCTACGGCGACCCGCGCGGCCGCGTCGAACTGCGCACCGCCCTCGCCGGGTACCTCGCCCGCGTCCGGGGCGTCCGCGCCGACCCCGAGAACCTGGTCGTCACGGCCGGCTTCTCGCACGCCCTGCGCATCCTCGGCCAGGTGCTGCGCGCCCGCGGGGCACGCTCGGTGGCCGTCGAGTCGTACGGCCTCGACATCTACTGGAGCCTCCTCAAGGCCGCCTCCCTCGCCACCCCCGCCCTGCCCTGGGACGAACTCGGCACCGACCCGGGCCCGTTGACCACCGAGGGCGCCGTACTCCTCACCCCCGCCCACCAGTTCCCCATGGGCCTGCCCCTGCACCCCGACCGGCGCGCGGCCGTCGTCGACTGGGCCCGGCGCACCGACTCCTTCGTCCTGGAGGACGATTACGACGGCGAATTCCGCTACGACCGCCAGTCCGTCGGCGCCCTCCAGGGCCTCGACCCCGACCGCGTCGTCTACCTCGGCACCGCCAGCAAGTCCCTCGCCCCCGGCATCCGGCTGGGCTGGATGGTGCTGCCCCCGGCCCTCGCCGCCGAGGTGATCGCGGCCAAGGGCCACGCCGACACCGTGGGCGTACTCGAACAGCTCACCCTCGCCGAGTTCCTCACCTCGGGGGCGTACGACCGGCAGGTCCGCGCCGCGCGGCTGCGCTACCGGCGCCGCCGCGACGCCCTCGCCGCGGCCGTCGCCGAACGCGCCCCCGGCGTCCGTGTCACCGGGGTCGCCGCCGGTCTGCACATGCTGCTGCGGCTGCCCCCGGGCACCGAGTCCTCCGTCGTCCAGGCCGCCGCCTGGCAGGGTCTCGCCCTGCACGGCCTCTCCTACCACCGCCACCCCGAGGCCGTCGCCGAGCCGCTGGACGCCCTGGTGGTGGGGTACGGGACGCCGCCGGACAGCGCGTGGGCGGGGGCACTGGAGGCGCTGTGCAGGGTGCTGCCCTAG
- a CDS encoding carboxymuconolactone decarboxylase family protein, protein MDTDENTEYATEHAPRLNWSEHAPDVYKAMVRLDIAARQGLDPKLLELVKIRASQLNHCAFCLDMHTKDALAAGESVERIIQLGAWEESRHFYTEKELAAIELTEAITVLTDGFVPDEVYERAAKQFEEPELTRLIAAITVINAWNRFGVTARMTPGHYQPGQHA, encoded by the coding sequence ATGGACACGGACGAGAACACCGAGTACGCCACCGAGCACGCCCCCCGTCTGAACTGGAGCGAGCACGCTCCGGACGTGTACAAGGCGATGGTGCGGCTGGACATCGCGGCCCGGCAGGGGCTGGACCCGAAGCTGCTCGAACTGGTGAAGATCCGCGCCTCGCAGCTCAACCACTGCGCGTTCTGCCTGGACATGCACACCAAGGACGCGCTCGCGGCCGGGGAGAGCGTGGAGCGGATCATCCAGCTCGGCGCGTGGGAGGAGTCGCGGCACTTCTACACGGAGAAGGAGCTGGCGGCGATCGAGCTGACCGAGGCGATCACCGTCCTCACCGACGGCTTCGTGCCGGACGAGGTGTACGAGCGGGCCGCGAAGCAGTTCGAGGAGCCCGAGCTGACCCGGCTGATCGCCGCGATCACGGTGATCAACGCCTGGAACCGGTTCGGCGTCACCGCCCGGATGACCCCGGGCCACTACCAGCCCGGACAGCACGCGTGA
- a CDS encoding isocitrate lyase/phosphoenolpyruvate mutase family protein has product MTGTVEALRALHRGRPQGDPLILPGPWDAASARALAEAGFEALATPSAGIAAALGYADGETPADEMFAALARITRAVDVPVTADVEGGYGLAPKELVERLLEAGAVGCNIEDSSGGALKDPREHADYLAEFRAAAAGRIFLNARVDTFVHGDGNPERAVGATVERAASYVAAGAECVYPILAPVDVLPLLRSGIEGPLNVLAPLAPDGPSPAALGELGATRITFGPQFQRRAAAAAAELAAGLRH; this is encoded by the coding sequence GTGACCGGCACCGTGGAGGCGCTCCGCGCGCTGCACCGGGGGCGCCCGCAGGGTGACCCGCTGATCCTGCCCGGCCCCTGGGACGCGGCCAGCGCGCGGGCCCTCGCGGAGGCGGGGTTCGAGGCGCTGGCCACGCCGAGCGCGGGGATCGCCGCCGCGCTCGGGTACGCGGACGGCGAGACCCCGGCGGACGAGATGTTCGCGGCACTCGCCCGGATCACCCGCGCGGTGGACGTGCCGGTCACGGCGGACGTCGAGGGCGGGTACGGGCTCGCGCCCAAGGAGCTGGTGGAGCGGCTGCTGGAGGCGGGCGCCGTCGGCTGCAACATCGAGGACTCCAGCGGGGGTGCGCTCAAGGACCCCCGGGAGCACGCCGACTATCTGGCCGAGTTCCGCGCGGCCGCCGCGGGCCGGATCTTCCTCAACGCCCGCGTCGACACCTTCGTGCACGGCGACGGGAACCCCGAGCGGGCCGTCGGAGCGACCGTCGAACGGGCCGCGTCGTACGTCGCGGCGGGTGCCGAGTGCGTGTACCCGATCCTGGCCCCGGTGGACGTACTGCCCCTGCTGCGGTCCGGTATCGAGGGCCCGCTGAACGTGCTGGCCCCGCTGGCCCCGGACGGCCCCTCGCCCGCCGCGCTCGGCGAACTCGGGGCCACCCGGATCACGTTCGGCCCGCAGTTCCAGCGCAGGGCCGCGGCCGCGGCGGCCGAACTCGCCGCCGGGCTGCGTCACTAG
- a CDS encoding ABC transporter substrate-binding protein, translated as MRLRTTIPVALAVLGLTTGCGAADMTRQASPFAHTGGGKSVTLSVQSWVGAESNVAVAQYLLEHKLGYRVDTVQVDEVPAWDALSQGRVDALLEDWGHPDQEKRYVEDKKTIARAGDLGVTGHIGWFVPTYLVKQHPDITDWHNLNKYASLFRTAESGGKGQLMDGSPSYVTNDKALVKNLKLNYQVVFAGSEAAQITQMKQFAKEKKPFLTYWYSPQWLFKKVPMTEVKLPPYKDGCDADAAKTACAYPRTPLQKYLNADFAKTGGKAAEFLKKFRWTTDDQNEVSLLIAQDKMSPEAAAKKWVDSHPSVWKKWLS; from the coding sequence ATCCGACTGCGTACGACGATCCCCGTCGCGCTCGCCGTGCTGGGGCTGACCACCGGCTGCGGCGCCGCCGACATGACCAGGCAGGCCAGCCCGTTCGCGCACACCGGCGGCGGCAAGAGCGTCACGCTGTCCGTGCAGTCCTGGGTGGGCGCCGAGTCCAATGTGGCCGTCGCCCAGTACCTGCTGGAGCACAAGCTGGGCTACCGCGTCGACACCGTGCAGGTGGACGAGGTGCCCGCGTGGGACGCGCTGAGCCAGGGCCGGGTGGACGCCCTCCTGGAGGACTGGGGCCACCCCGACCAGGAGAAGCGCTACGTCGAGGACAAGAAGACGATCGCCCGGGCCGGCGATCTCGGGGTGACCGGTCACATCGGCTGGTTCGTGCCGACGTACCTCGTCAAGCAGCACCCCGACATCACCGACTGGCACAACCTGAACAAGTACGCCTCGCTCTTCCGCACGGCGGAGAGCGGCGGCAAGGGCCAGCTGATGGACGGCTCCCCGTCCTATGTCACCAACGACAAGGCCCTGGTGAAGAACCTGAAGCTGAACTACCAGGTCGTCTTCGCCGGTTCCGAGGCCGCGCAGATCACCCAGATGAAGCAGTTCGCCAAGGAGAAGAAGCCCTTCCTGACGTACTGGTACTCACCGCAGTGGCTGTTCAAGAAGGTCCCGATGACGGAGGTGAAGCTGCCGCCGTACAAGGACGGCTGCGACGCGGACGCGGCGAAGACCGCCTGCGCCTACCCGCGCACCCCGCTCCAGAAGTACCTCAACGCGGACTTCGCGAAGACGGGCGGCAAGGCAGCGGAATTCCTGAAGAAGTTCCGCTGGACCACCGACGACCAGAACGAGGTCTCCCTGCTGATCGCCCAGGACAAGATGTCCCCGGAGGCGGCCGCGAAGAAGTGGGTGGACAGCCACCCGTCCGTCTGGAAGAAGTGGCTGTCCTGA
- a CDS encoding proline/glycine betaine ABC transporter permease, with protein MATLTVPALRTRTPAVLRNRAVGKLLLLALITAVLLPLLHGRAWPHHLTVSLTGPLTHASDWIIDNRDTHPLFLYFFGYISNAVVLAVRAVYVTLLALGWPGVTALGALVAWRVAGPRLAAGTAVAFLACGVLGMWEPTMQTLALMVAAVLASVLVGAALGLAGGLSARLDRALRPVLDTMQVLPAFAYLLPVVLVFGIGVPAAVLATVVYAAPPMARLTALGLRGADPEVLEAVESLGATRRQRLLTARIPLARKELLLGLNQTIMMALSMAVIASVIGAGGLGDRVYQALSTVDVGQALAAGIPIVLLAVVLDRVTGAAGADGAKGSRTIGWPYALAVTVAAALAARLLGALDWPNGWSVQIAAPVNRAVDWMTSHLYSGVPVVGGTADWAAHFTTWVLDPIRDGLQWLPWWSLLLIVAALAWVIGTWRTALTAVLAMAAIGVLGVWDPALDTLSQVLAAVAVTLVLGLATGIAAARSDRVERALRPVLDVFQTMPQFVYLIPVVALFGVGRAPAVAAAVVYALPAVVRITTQGLRQVDPAALESARSLGATGRQQLWQIQLPLARRALLLAVNQGVVLVLAVVIIGGLVGGGALGYNVAFGLAQGDLATGLVAGAAIVCLGLMLDRVTQPTERRPGKGA; from the coding sequence ATGGCCACCCTCACCGTCCCCGCCCTGCGCACCAGGACCCCCGCCGTCCTGCGCAACAGAGCCGTCGGCAAGCTCCTCCTGCTCGCCCTGATCACGGCCGTCCTGCTCCCGCTGCTGCACGGCCGCGCCTGGCCGCACCACCTCACGGTCAGCCTCACCGGGCCGCTGACCCACGCCAGCGACTGGATCATCGACAACCGCGACACCCACCCCCTCTTCCTCTACTTCTTCGGCTACATCAGCAACGCCGTCGTCCTCGCCGTCCGCGCGGTCTACGTCACCCTCCTCGCCCTCGGCTGGCCGGGCGTCACCGCGCTCGGCGCCCTCGTCGCCTGGCGGGTGGCGGGCCCCCGCCTCGCCGCCGGCACCGCCGTCGCGTTCCTCGCCTGCGGTGTGCTCGGCATGTGGGAACCGACGATGCAGACCCTCGCGCTGATGGTCGCCGCCGTCCTCGCCTCGGTGCTCGTCGGCGCCGCCCTCGGCCTCGCCGGCGGTCTGTCCGCGCGCCTCGACCGCGCCCTGCGCCCGGTCCTGGACACGATGCAGGTCCTCCCGGCCTTCGCCTACCTCCTCCCCGTCGTCCTGGTCTTCGGCATCGGCGTCCCCGCGGCCGTCCTCGCCACCGTCGTCTACGCCGCCCCGCCCATGGCCCGCCTCACCGCGCTGGGCCTGCGCGGCGCCGACCCCGAGGTCCTGGAGGCCGTGGAGTCGCTCGGTGCCACCCGCCGCCAGCGGCTGCTGACCGCCCGTATCCCGCTGGCCCGCAAGGAACTGCTGCTGGGCCTCAACCAGACGATCATGATGGCCCTCTCCATGGCCGTCATCGCCTCCGTCATCGGCGCCGGCGGCCTCGGTGACCGCGTCTACCAGGCCCTGTCCACCGTCGACGTCGGCCAGGCCCTCGCCGCCGGCATCCCGATCGTGCTGCTCGCCGTGGTCCTGGACCGGGTGACCGGCGCGGCCGGCGCCGACGGGGCGAAGGGGTCCCGGACGATCGGCTGGCCGTACGCCCTCGCCGTCACCGTCGCCGCCGCCCTCGCCGCCCGGCTGCTCGGCGCCCTCGACTGGCCGAACGGCTGGAGCGTGCAGATCGCCGCCCCGGTCAACCGCGCCGTCGACTGGATGACCTCCCATCTCTACTCCGGCGTCCCGGTCGTCGGCGGCACCGCCGACTGGGCGGCCCACTTCACCACCTGGGTCCTGGACCCGATCCGCGACGGACTCCAGTGGCTGCCCTGGTGGTCGCTGCTGCTGATCGTCGCCGCCCTCGCCTGGGTGATCGGCACCTGGCGCACCGCGCTGACCGCCGTGCTCGCCATGGCCGCGATCGGTGTGCTCGGCGTGTGGGACCCCGCCCTCGACACCCTCTCCCAGGTGCTGGCCGCCGTCGCCGTCACCCTGGTGCTCGGCCTCGCCACCGGCATCGCCGCCGCCCGCAGCGACCGCGTCGAGCGCGCCCTGCGCCCGGTCCTGGACGTCTTCCAGACGATGCCGCAGTTCGTGTACCTGATCCCGGTCGTCGCCCTGTTCGGCGTCGGCCGCGCCCCCGCCGTCGCCGCGGCCGTCGTCTACGCGCTGCCCGCCGTCGTCCGCATCACCACGCAGGGCCTGCGCCAGGTCGACCCGGCCGCGCTGGAGTCGGCGCGCTCGCTCGGCGCGACCGGGCGGCAGCAGCTGTGGCAGATCCAACTGCCGCTCGCCCGCCGCGCGTTGCTGCTCGCCGTCAACCAGGGCGTGGTCCTGGTCCTCGCGGTCGTCATCATCGGCGGTCTGGTCGGCGGCGGCGCCCTCGGCTACAACGTCGCCTTCGGCCTCGCCCAGGGCGACCTGGCGACCGGTCTGGTGGCCGGTGCCGCCATCGTCTGCCTGGGCCTGATGCTGGACCGGGTGACCCAGCCCACCGAACGCCGCCCGGGGAAGGGAGCCTGA
- a CDS encoding glycine betaine/L-proline ABC transporter ATP-binding protein — translation MSTTTPAVPTRKPPTAQDRAPVFSVSGLWKVFGPKPERVPADPGLGALDAAELRARTGCTAAVRDVSFDVRKGEVFVVMGLSGSGKSTLVRCLTRLIEPTAGTIAIDGEDVRAMDRSRLRELRRHRAAMVFQHFGLLPHRTVLDNVAYGLEIQGVGRAERRERAAEIVAKVGLEGMEHRRPGQLSGGQRQRVGLARALAVDPEVLLFDEPFSALDPLIRRDMQDEVARLHEEEGRTMVFITHDLSEALKLGDRIALMRDGRVVQLGTPEEIVGSPADDYVREFVRDVPREQVVTCRTAMRPATSDESAEGPALTPDATVSEAIEAVARTGEPARVMDHGKCLGVVDSEQLLSVVAGVENPPAATSGRTAAGPARAGTATATRERAQAKKPAASTPAASTASTPEAV, via the coding sequence ATGAGTACCACCACTCCCGCCGTGCCCACCCGCAAGCCCCCCACCGCCCAGGACCGCGCCCCCGTCTTCTCGGTCTCCGGGCTGTGGAAGGTCTTCGGCCCCAAGCCCGAGCGCGTCCCCGCCGACCCCGGACTCGGCGCCCTCGACGCGGCCGAGCTGCGCGCCCGCACCGGCTGCACCGCCGCCGTCCGCGACGTCTCCTTCGACGTCCGAAAGGGCGAGGTCTTCGTGGTGATGGGCCTGTCCGGCTCCGGCAAGTCCACCCTCGTGCGCTGCCTGACCCGGCTGATCGAGCCGACCGCGGGCACCATCGCCATCGACGGCGAGGACGTACGCGCCATGGACCGGTCCCGGCTGCGCGAACTGCGCCGGCACCGCGCCGCGATGGTCTTCCAGCACTTCGGCCTGCTCCCGCACCGCACCGTGCTCGACAACGTCGCCTACGGCCTGGAGATCCAGGGCGTCGGCAGGGCCGAGCGCCGCGAGCGCGCCGCCGAGATCGTCGCCAAGGTCGGCCTCGAAGGCATGGAGCACCGCCGCCCCGGCCAGCTCTCCGGCGGCCAGCGCCAGCGCGTCGGCCTCGCCCGCGCACTCGCCGTCGATCCCGAAGTGCTGCTCTTCGACGAGCCGTTCAGCGCCCTCGACCCCCTCATCCGCCGCGACATGCAGGACGAGGTCGCCCGCCTCCACGAGGAGGAGGGCCGCACGATGGTCTTCATCACCCACGACCTCAGCGAGGCCCTCAAGCTCGGCGACCGCATCGCCCTGATGCGCGACGGCCGGGTCGTCCAGCTCGGCACCCCCGAGGAGATCGTCGGCTCCCCGGCCGACGACTACGTCCGCGAGTTCGTCCGGGACGTGCCGCGCGAGCAGGTCGTCACCTGCCGTACGGCCATGCGCCCGGCGACCTCCGACGAGTCCGCCGAGGGGCCCGCCCTCACCCCGGACGCCACGGTCTCGGAGGCCATCGAGGCCGTCGCCCGCACCGGTGAACCGGCCCGCGTGATGGACCACGGCAAGTGCCTGGGCGTCGTCGACTCCGAGCAGCTGCTGAGCGTCGTCGCGGGTGTGGAGAACCCGCCCGCCGCCACGAGCGGCCGTACCGCCGCGGGCCCGGCGCGGGCGGGCACGGCCACCGCGACCCGCGAGCGCGCGCAGGCGAAGAAGCCGGCGGCCTCCACCCCGGCGGCCTCCACGGCCTCCACCCCGGAGGCCGTCTGA
- a CDS encoding GMC family oxidoreductase, which yields MSHTPHVYDYVVIGGGTAGSVIASRLTEDPDVTVAVIEGGPSDIDREDVLTLRRWLGLLGGDLDYEYTTVEQPNGNSHILHSRARVLGGCSSHNTLISFKPLPSDWDEWERAGAEGWGAVPMEAYYARLRNNIVRVADKDQNAIAKDWIDATKTAIGVPEVIGFNDKPFHEGVGFLDLAYHPENNKRSSASVAYLHPHLEAGDRPNLTLFLETWAYRLELDGKRATGVHVRTKDGAEQLISARQEVVVCAGAVDSPRLLLLSGIGPKRDLEELGIPVAHDLPGVGENLQDHPESVIVWETNRPLPENSAMDSDAALFVRRDASLDAPDLMFHFYQIPFTDNPERLGYERPEHGVSMTPNIPKSRARGRLYLTSADPEAKPALDFRYFTDEDGYDARTLVDGVKIAREIARTEPFAGWLKREVFPGPEVTDDEQLSELLRKAHHTVYHPAGTCRMGAADDELAVVDPELKIRGLDGIRVADASVFPTVPAVNPMIGVLMVGEKAVDLIGGDRR from the coding sequence ATGTCCCACACCCCCCACGTCTACGACTACGTCGTCATCGGCGGCGGCACCGCGGGCTCGGTGATCGCCTCCCGCCTCACCGAGGACCCCGACGTCACCGTCGCCGTCATCGAGGGCGGCCCCAGCGACATCGACCGCGAGGACGTCCTCACCCTGCGCCGCTGGCTGGGCCTGCTCGGCGGTGATCTCGACTACGAGTACACCACCGTCGAGCAGCCGAACGGCAATTCCCACATCCTGCACAGCCGCGCCAGGGTCCTCGGCGGCTGCTCCTCGCACAACACCCTGATCTCCTTCAAGCCGCTGCCCTCCGACTGGGACGAGTGGGAGCGGGCCGGCGCCGAGGGCTGGGGCGCGGTGCCGATGGAGGCGTACTACGCCCGGCTGCGCAACAACATCGTGCGCGTCGCCGACAAGGACCAGAACGCCATCGCCAAGGACTGGATCGACGCGACGAAGACCGCGATCGGCGTCCCCGAGGTGATCGGCTTCAACGACAAGCCCTTCCACGAGGGCGTCGGCTTCCTCGACCTCGCCTACCACCCGGAGAACAACAAGCGCTCCTCCGCCTCCGTCGCCTACCTCCACCCGCACCTGGAGGCCGGCGACCGCCCCAACCTCACGCTGTTCCTGGAGACCTGGGCGTACCGGCTGGAGCTGGACGGCAAGCGCGCCACCGGCGTCCACGTCCGCACCAAGGACGGCGCCGAGCAGCTGATCAGCGCCCGCCAGGAGGTCGTCGTCTGCGCCGGCGCCGTCGACTCCCCGCGGCTGCTGCTGCTGTCCGGCATCGGCCCGAAGCGGGACCTCGAAGAGCTGGGCATCCCGGTCGCGCACGACCTGCCGGGCGTCGGCGAGAACCTCCAGGACCACCCCGAGTCGGTGATCGTCTGGGAGACCAACCGGCCGCTGCCGGAGAACTCCGCGATGGACTCCGACGCCGCGCTGTTCGTGCGCCGGGACGCCTCGCTGGACGCCCCCGACCTGATGTTCCACTTCTACCAGATCCCCTTCACCGACAACCCCGAACGCCTCGGCTACGAACGCCCCGAGCACGGCGTGTCGATGACCCCGAACATCCCCAAGTCCCGCGCCCGCGGCCGCCTCTACCTCACCAGCGCCGACCCCGAGGCCAAGCCCGCCCTCGACTTCCGGTACTTCACCGACGAGGACGGCTACGACGCGCGGACCCTCGTCGACGGCGTGAAGATAGCCCGCGAGATAGCCAGGACCGAGCCGTTCGCGGGCTGGCTGAAGCGCGAGGTCTTCCCCGGCCCCGAGGTCACCGACGACGAGCAGCTCAGCGAGCTGCTGCGCAAGGCCCACCACACCGTCTACCACCCCGCCGGCACCTGCCGGATGGGCGCGGCCGACGACGAACTCGCCGTAGTGGACCCGGAGCTGAAGATCCGTGGTCTCGACGGCATTCGCGTCGCGGACGCGTCCGTCTTCCCGACCGTTCCCGCCGTCAACCCGATGATCGGGGTGCTGATGGTCGGGGAGAAGGCCGTCGATCTGATCGGAGGCGATCGCCGATGA